The Synergistaceae bacterium nucleotide sequence ATTGAAGATTACACATATATAAACCTTCTAAAACAAGTTTGAGCGCTCGCCGCTTTAACGGTCAAAAGAGAGTGCAATGTCCCAGACAGTCAGTATGACGTTTTACGACAAAATTGCCGCTGTGAGCACCTGGATAAAGACGCCAAAATTGCTGAGATCCAGAAAAGATAACATTTGCATAAAACACTTACCTAAAGTATAATAGTATGTCAGAAGCTTTTGAAGCTCATAAAGCCAGGGTAGAAACAGAACATCAAGATTTATTCCAAAATATTAAGGTGAGAAAGAGGTGACTATGTTGCTATTACAGTGCTCAGATCACGAGCACTCAATAAATTGTAGGAAGAATATAGGAAGAATACAGGTATTTCAAAGTAGAAAATTCGGTTAAATATTCTAACAACAAGATTTTGTCTTCAAAAACATATCTGTAAAGTTTAAGTCAACAATCTCTTGATTTCAAATATCAACGGAGGCACAAAGTGCTGTATAAAACTTTTCAAGATTTAAAACTATCCGCGCTCGGTTTCGGGAATATGCGTCTGCCAACGCTCGAAAATGGAGCGATAAACACATTCGAAGCGGATGAGATGGTCGCGTATGCCTATGAGAACGGCGTAAACTACTTCGACACCGCTTATGGCTATCACAACGGAGAATCAGAGCGATTTATCGGCAAATCACTCGCGCGTTTTCCCCGTGACACTTGGTATCTGGCGAATAAATTTCCAGGTTATGAGGGGCGAACGGAGTGGAATCCTGCGGAGGTGTTTGAGGAGCAGCTTCATAAATGTGACGTGGAATACTTCGATTTTTATATGCTGCACAATGTCAACGAGAACACTATTAAGACATATCTTAACTCTAAGTGGGGAATTGTCGATTACTTGTTGGAACAGAAAAAGGCAGGGCGTATTCGCTTTTTCGGGTTCTCCTGCCATGCCGGAACGGAAACTTTTCTGAAATTTATGGAACTTCACGGTAATAAAATGGAGTTCTGCCAGGTTGAACTCAACGCGCTTGACTGGTTCTTGCAAGACGCGAAAACGAAATATGCATTTTTGAAGGAACGTGACATCCCGGTTTGGGTAATGGAGCCTGTCAGGGGCGGAAAATTGGCAGCGTTCTCGATCGAAAACGAAAAAAAACTCAAAGCGGAACGCCCTAATGAGAGCGTAGCGGCGTGGGCGTTCAGGTGGCTTCAATCATTGCCGCAGCTCGGTGTGATATTGAGCGGGATGACGACTATGGAACAGGTGCGAGATAACATCCACACTTTCTGCAAAGATAAACCCTTGAATGCTGACGAAAAAAAACTGTACGAGGGAATTATAGCAAGCCTTGCGGACATGCTCCCTTGTACTGCCTGCCGGTATTGCTGTCCGAGATGTCCAAAGGAGTTGGATATTCCCAACCTGCTTGCGCTATACAACGACTGCCGTTATGAACCTTCTGTCGTAGTGAGAATGGTGGTGGACGGTATGAAACCGAGTAAACGCCCGTCCGCGTGTATCAATTGCGGAAAGTGTAAGGAAATTTGTCCACAGAATATCGATATACCTGGAGCACTAAAGCATCTGCAGTCGATACTTGATACGCTTCCACACATCGGAACAGTGAACGACGATGAAGAATCTGATGAAGAATCTTAAGTAGACGACTAAGGAAACGTCAACATCGTTAAGACATCTTGTAAATTTTGATAGTGCGTGTTTTACGATAAAGCGATGAGAAAGCCAACGGCTTCAGCCGTTGTTGGATAAGGTTAGATGAGGTTGGATGATGAGGTTGGATGAGAATCGTAACGCCGCCAACGAGCGGTGTTTGTTTCTGTTTTTTGTCGTGTCTCTAAATTCATGTTAGACTTCTTTTATGATTGCGATATCAATGCGGCGCTGAATATCCACAGAGTCGGGGCATCGACTCTTAAGGGAGAAGACGTAAGACCCACTTCGGTGGCTGTCTTTGTCGATCTTAGAATCCTACGACTTGAGCCGTGGGATTATGTCAATTACAATATATCCATACGTCGATCTCCATCAGGCGTATATAGGCGTATACAGGCGTATATAGCGAAGATAGCGTTTGAAATAGGAGAGATTTTCAATGAAAATTTCCGCTTCCGTAATAGAAGGGCTTTGGGACGCGCTGCCCGTCGTGTTGGGGTGTGTCCCCATTGGAATGGCTCATGGCCTGCTGAGTCAACAGGCAGGGCTTGTCATTTGGGTCCCTCTGGGGATGTCTCTTTTTGTTTGCGCCGGCGCTTCCCAGTTCATCGCTGTCTCAATGCTTCAAAGTGGAGCGGGGCCGGTTGCAGTCGTAGGAACAACCTTTATCGTCAATTTTCGGCATCTGCTGATGTCGGCGTCCATCGCGCCCAGTTTAGCGTTGTGGACAAAACGGCAGCGCCTGCTGACGGGATGTCTACTGACGGACGAGTCCTTCGCCGTCCTTTCCGCACGCTTTGCCGCTGTCACCGTCAAGCCAGCAGAAGCTATTACGCTAAACGCCACCATATATCTCGCATGGGCACTGTCGGTCTCCACGGGTTTTCATCTGGGGTCCCTGATCGCCAGGCCCGAAGCGTGGGGGTTGGATTTCGCGCTGCCCGCCATGTTCGCGGGGCTTCTGCTGCCAGTCTGCCAGAGCTATCCCGCTATCATTGCCGCCGTTGCTGGCGGAGTGACGGCAGTATTACTCACCTTATTGGGGCTGAAAACCTGGGCCGCTTTTATAGGCGCGCTGGTCGGAGCCACCGTTGGAGTTTTTTTCGGTGGAAGTGAACAAGGAAGTGTGCAAGGAAGTGAACACATTGGATAAAAGTCTGTGGATCATCATCGGGGGCATGGCGTTGGTGACCGTGCTGCCGCGTCTACTTCCCATTATGCTGCTGTCCGGCCGCAGATTGCCACTGGCCGTTGCGCGCTGGCTATCGCTGATCGTCCCGGCCATCCTCTCGGCGCTGCTCTTTCCTGAACTGCTTTTCACGCGTGACGCGGCTGCCAGGACCTTTGCCCTGTCGGCCTCCAATACCTTCCTCATGGCGAGTGTTCCCACGTTTTTCGTCGCCTGGAAGACGAAAAGCCTCTACAAAACAATCATTGCCGGCATCGTTGCCGCCGCCGTGCTGCGCTTTTTTGTGGGATAAGATTGGCTGGTTTTGCATACCTCATGAGAAGTATTGGAACATATTAAAATTCTCTGCCATATGGTCCTCCGGCACAGTGATTCTACCTTTCGTGTATTCGTGTGCGTATACTCGTGTGAAGGTAAAGATTTCATAACCTTCGCTAATTTAAAGTGAGATCGTGAGATCGTGGCATACTCCCACGACTAAAGTCATGGGATTCTTAAGATCAACAAGGACAGCCGACTGAAATCGGTCTTACGTCTTCTCCTTTAAGAGTGGATGTCCCCACTCTGAGAATATTTACAGCCGCATTAATATCCCGGTCGTGTTCCGCCCCGCATCTCGCGTTGATAAGCCATAAAACAAGAAATCCAATACAAAACAAACGCCACCGTTGGCGGCGTTGCGATTCTCATCCAATCTCATCCAACGGCTTCAGCCGTTGGCTTTTTCATCACTTTATCGTAACGCGACCGTATTGTTACCGCGCCTTCTTACGTATTGTGACCTGACAGACCTCGTTTCCTTTGGCGATGACACCGCCCAGATGAAATTCAAAATCCTCGTAGCGGCTGATGATGCCTCGGTCTCCATCCATCGCGATGTCGCAAAGGTCGCCGATAAACTCCTCTGACGCTCCCAGTGTCTGCCAAGCGTTTACCAACGGACAATAGTGAAATTCGGCGTAAAACTTACTTTCCGTACTCTCCTGGACGTCCATCTCGAAAATTTTCACCGCGTTATCGTTGGCAAAGGCTTTTGCGAAAATCTTTAGGTCATTTGTGCGCGGAAACTTGTTATCGCCGTGAAAACACCCGCATCTAAAAATAGCGTCATGGGCGAAAGACAAATCTAACCCTTTCTTCCTTGCCTCGTCAATCAAAAGAAAAAACCACGTAGCCCGGTGTTCGAAGGCCGCCCTCAAATCCTCGATTTTAGAATCGTCTACGCACCCCAGCTTGTTCGTAATCATCGTCTTATCCCTCCTGAGCTTGAACGTTTATCCCCCTGATCAACGCAAGTACAATATATCCGCGGAAGCGCCAAGGATCACATATACCCTATCGCCGGGGAGGGTCAAACCATGCCTTTCCCGCGACAGGTGTACAATCCCAGCCTCCGTGGTGTAAAACTTGACCTCTTCTTTGCGTCTGTCCACGCTACGTTTTTTTTCTTCCCGCTCTACGGATCGTTTTTCCACAAGCTCTTTCAATCGGAGGATGTTCTGAATTTCAAAAAAATACACCGTTCCCGTGATGAAAAGGAATAACGAGGCCGCAGCGGCTATGAATATCCAACGTAGGCGTGGCATTGAACTACATTCTTTCTGGAGCCGACACGCCCAGGAGAATCAAGCAACGGGCCAAAACCACCCGTGTCGCTTCCACCAGCGTCAGACGGCCTTCCTCGATTCGCGGAGCCTCCCCCAAAATACGATTGGTGTTGTAAAAAGAATGAAAACACCCCGCTAGGTTGAAAGCATAACTGGTAATGGAGTGAGGCGCCAAGTCTTTCGCCGCGTTCGCCATCTCCTTCGGGAAAAGAGCGAGGCAGTCCACCAACTTCCGGGTTTCTTCGTTATTGAAAACCTCGATAGCCGGCTCTTGTCCCTCTCGAAGCCTTCCTCCTCGCTCCCGCAGCTCCTTCATGACACTGCATATGCGGGCATGAGCATACTGGACGTAGTACACGGGGTTATCGTTGCTTTGGCGCTTCGCCAGCTCTAGGTCGAAATCAAGCTGGCTATCGCTGCGCCGAGTGAGGAAGAAATAACGCGTGGCATCCACTCCAACTTCGTCCAACACATCGCGCAATGTAACAAATTGCCCCGAACGGGTGGACATAGGAACCTGCGTTCCGTCTCTCACCAGGTTCACGAACTGGATCAGAAGAACATCCAGGTCCTCTGGTTTCCTACCGATGGCTTCGACTCCTGCCTTCATGCGGGGAATGTAACCGTGATGATCCGCTCCCCAGATGTCGATGACGCGATCGAAACCCCGGTCGAATTTTTCTTTGTGATAAGCAATGTCCGAGGCGAAGTAAGTAGGAATGCCGTTGTTGCGGATCAATACTCGGTCTTTCTCGTCCTCGAAATCCGAGGCTTTGAACCATACCGCTCCGTCGGCCTCGAAGGCGTAGTTACGTTTTTTCAAGTGTTCCATGGCCTCCGCCACGAGGTTGCGCGAATAAAGGCTGCTTTCCGAAAACCAAACGTCGAAGGTCACGCCGAAATCCTCCAGGTCATGGCGAATACTCTCAAGGATCACATTTCCGGCAAAATTTTTAAACCAAGCCAAACTTTCGTCGATAGGCTGGGAGAGAAAACGGTCTCCTTTCTCCGTGATCGCGTCTTTTGCCAGATCATAGATATAGTCTCCCTTGTAGCCATTTTCAGGGAAGGGCGCCAGTTCAGGACGCTTTTGCAACTCGAAGTAGCGCGACTGGGTCGAGCGTCCCAGAATTTCCATTTGCAGCCCCGCGTCGTTGATATAGTATTCTCGCTCCACCGTCCAGCCGGCGAAGGCGAGAAGATTAGCCAACACGTCCCCTACGGCGGCGCCGCGCCCGTGACCGATATGCAAAGGCCCCGTCGGGTTGGCGCTGACGAACTCCACCTGCACCTTTCGGCCTGCTCCCGCGTCCGAAGAGCCGTAACGGTCCCGCTCTCTCAGAATCTCCACCACGACGCTCCGAAGCCACGTTTTCGACAGGAAAAAGTTAATGAAGCCTGGGCCGGCGATCTCTATTTTTTCGATGGCGTCGCTTTTGTCACTCTCTAACATTTCGACGATCTCCTCCGCGAGAGCGCGGGGAGGCAAACCCAAAGGTTTAGCCAGTTGCATGGCCACGCTTGTCGCCCGGTCGCCCTGTCCCTCCCGCTTGGGGCGCTCAATTTCTATTCTGGATTCCGCTCTGGATTCCGCGGACTTGGCGGAAAACCCATGAGGCAGGACTTTGTTTTTCTTCGCGACAACGGCTTCGACAGCCTTCGAAATGCTTGCTTTCAAATAAGTTTCAATGGCACTGCCCGAAATGATTTCAGACAAATCGCAACCCCTCCAATAATAAATCGTCTATATAAAATAGTCGTTTATTTTTTCTCTTTCAACTGAACGGGCAGGGGGCGCGCCATGAAGGCTTGCCAGCCTTGGAGCGCCGCAGTGAGCCCCACCGCATTGTCGTCCGCGATCACGGGCGTTCCGACGGTCAAGTGAGCCTCCGCCGTCAATACTTTTTTCTTATTGAGCTTGTAGGATTCAGTGTACTTCACCTTCCCCATGTTCCGTTCCGCTGGGGTGGGAAGCATCACGTTTTCCATCTCATCGGGCAAGTCCAAGGTAAAACGGGCATCCAGCATAAAAGGAAAACGCAGGGTGTAGGGGAAAGGGCCAGAATTCAAGTTCTTGATCCACCCCGGCACTAATGCCGGCAGATAAGCCAGAATATGGCGCCCACCGGTTCCCGTGATA carries:
- the argS gene encoding arginine--tRNA ligase yields the protein MSEIISGSAIETYLKASISKAVEAVVAKKNKVLPHGFSAKSAESRAESRIEIERPKREGQGDRATSVAMQLAKPLGLPPRALAEEIVEMLESDKSDAIEKIEIAGPGFINFFLSKTWLRSVVVEILRERDRYGSSDAGAGRKVQVEFVSANPTGPLHIGHGRGAAVGDVLANLLAFAGWTVEREYYINDAGLQMEILGRSTQSRYFELQKRPELAPFPENGYKGDYIYDLAKDAITEKGDRFLSQPIDESLAWFKNFAGNVILESIRHDLEDFGVTFDVWFSESSLYSRNLVAEAMEHLKKRNYAFEADGAVWFKASDFEDEKDRVLIRNNGIPTYFASDIAYHKEKFDRGFDRVIDIWGADHHGYIPRMKAGVEAIGRKPEDLDVLLIQFVNLVRDGTQVPMSTRSGQFVTLRDVLDEVGVDATRYFFLTRRSDSQLDFDLELAKRQSNDNPVYYVQYAHARICSVMKELRERGGRLREGQEPAIEVFNNEETRKLVDCLALFPKEMANAAKDLAPHSITSYAFNLAGCFHSFYNTNRILGEAPRIEEGRLTLVEATRVVLARCLILLGVSAPERM
- a CDS encoding L-2-amino-thiazoline-4-carboxylic acid hydrolase, whose amino-acid sequence is MITNKLGCVDDSKIEDLRAAFEHRATWFFLLIDEARKKGLDLSFAHDAIFRCGCFHGDNKFPRTNDLKIFAKAFANDNAVKIFEMDVQESTESKFYAEFHYCPLVNAWQTLGASEEFIGDLCDIAMDGDRGIISRYEDFEFHLGGVIAKGNEVCQVTIRKKAR
- a CDS encoding aldo/keto reductase, whose translation is MLYKTFQDLKLSALGFGNMRLPTLENGAINTFEADEMVAYAYENGVNYFDTAYGYHNGESERFIGKSLARFPRDTWYLANKFPGYEGRTEWNPAEVFEEQLHKCDVEYFDFYMLHNVNENTIKTYLNSKWGIVDYLLEQKKAGRIRFFGFSCHAGTETFLKFMELHGNKMEFCQVELNALDWFLQDAKTKYAFLKERDIPVWVMEPVRGGKLAAFSIENEKKLKAERPNESVAAWAFRWLQSLPQLGVILSGMTTMEQVRDNIHTFCKDKPLNADEKKLYEGIIASLADMLPCTACRYCCPRCPKELDIPNLLALYNDCRYEPSVVVRMVVDGMKPSKRPSACINCGKCKEICPQNIDIPGALKHLQSILDTLPHIGTVNDDEESDEES
- a CDS encoding AzlC family ABC transporter permease; translation: MKISASVIEGLWDALPVVLGCVPIGMAHGLLSQQAGLVIWVPLGMSLFVCAGASQFIAVSMLQSGAGPVAVVGTTFIVNFRHLLMSASIAPSLALWTKRQRLLTGCLLTDESFAVLSARFAAVTVKPAEAITLNATIYLAWALSVSTGFHLGSLIARPEAWGLDFALPAMFAGLLLPVCQSYPAIIAAVAGGVTAVLLTLLGLKTWAAFIGALVGATVGVFFGGSEQGSVQGSEHIG
- a CDS encoding AzlD domain-containing protein, with protein sequence MDKSLWIIIGGMALVTVLPRLLPIMLLSGRRLPLAVARWLSLIVPAILSALLFPELLFTRDAAARTFALSASNTFLMASVPTFFVAWKTKSLYKTIIAGIVAAAVLRFFVG